DNA sequence from the Rhizobium lusitanum genome:
CGCGCAAGCTACATCTTCAACCCGAGCATCGAAGGCATCGAAGCCGCCGATGCGCTGCTGATCGTCGGCGCCAACCCGCGCTTCGAAGCGGCCGTGCTGAACTCGCGCATCCGCAAGCGCTGGCGTCGTGGCAAGTTCCCGATCGGTGTGATCGGCGAACATACAGACCTGCGTTACCCCTTCGAATATCTCGGCGCTGGCCCCGAAACGCTTGCCGATATTGTCAACGGTTCGCACAGCTTCGCCGAAGTTCTGAAGACCGCGCAAAAGCCGATGATCATCATCGGCCAGGGCGCGCTCATCCGCGAAGATGGTGCAGCTGTGCTGGCGAATGCCGCCAAGCTCGCCGCTGCCGTCGGCGTGGTCAAGGATGACTGGAACGGCTTCGCCGTGTTGCACACCGCAGCCTCCCGCGTCGGTGGCCTCGATCTCGGCTTTGTGCCGGGCGAAAAGGGCGTCAACGCAGCTCAGATGCTTGCCTCGATGGACGTACTCTTCCTGCTCGGCGCCGATGAACTCGATTTCAGCCGCAAGGGCTCGAAGTTCACCGTCTACATCGGCTCGCACGGCGACAACGGTGCGCATAATGCCGACGTCATCCTGCCGGCAGCCACCTACACCGAAAAGTCGGGCACCTGGGTCAACACCGAAGGCCGTGTCCAGGTCGGCAACCGCGCCGGCTTCGCTCCAGGCGATGCCCGTGAGGACTGGGCCGTCATCCGTGCCCTTTCCGACGTACTCGGCAAGAAGCTTCCCTTTGATTCGCTGAGAGAATTGCGCGTCAAGCTCTATGCCGCTTTCCCGCATTTCGCTGGTATTGACGAGATCGCCGAAGGCGATAGCGCTCAAATTGTCGCACTTGCGAAAAAAGCCGGCGCGATGGGCAAATCCGCGTTTGCTTCGCCGATCAAAGACTTCTATTTGACGAACCCGATAGCGCGTGCCTCGGCTGTTATGGCCGAGTGCTCCGCATTGGCCCGCAACAATTTCCAGGCTGCGGCAGAGTAAGGGCAGAGGACCATGGATTCATTCGTTTCGACCTATCTTTGGCCGGCGCTGATTATGATCGGTCAGTCCCTGCTGCTTATGGTCTGCCTGCTGGTTTTCATCGCCTATATCCTTCTTGCCGACCGCAAGATCTGGGCGGCCGTTCAGCTGCGTCGCGGTCCGAACGTCGTCGGTCCCTTCGGCCTGTTCCAGTCCTTCGCCGACCTTTTGAAGTTCATGGTCAAGGAGCCGATCATCCCGGCCGGCGCCAACAAGGCCGTGTTCCTGCTGGCACCACTGGTTTCCGTGGTGCTGGCGCTCTCCACCTGGGCCGTCGTGCCGGTGGCGAACGGCTGGGTTATCGCCAACATCAATGTCGGCATTCTCTACATTCTGGCGATCTCGTCGCTCGAAGTGTACGGCATCATCATGGGCGGCTGGGCTTCGAACTCGAAGTATCCGTTCCTCGGCGCGCTGCGTTCCGCCGCGCAGATGGTGTCCTACGAAGTTTCGATCGGCCTCGTCATCGTCACCGTACTGCTTTGCGTCGGTTCGCTCAACATGACGGATATCGTCATGTCGCAGCAGACCGGCCTCGGCACCAAGCTCGGCCTGCCGGCCTCGTTCCTCGACTGGCACTGGCTGTCGCTGTTCCCGATGTTCATCGTGTTCTTCATTTCGGCGCTGGCTGAAACGAACCGTCCGCCTTTCGACCTTCCGGAAGCGGAGTCGGAACTGGTTGCCGGTTTCATGGTCGAATACGGTTCCGCGCCGTACATGATGTTCATGCTCGGCGAATATGCCGCCGTCGTTCTGATGTGCTCGCTGACCACGATCCTTTTCCTCGGCGGCTGGTTGCCTCCGGTCGATATCTGGATCCTGAGCTGGGTTCCGGGCATCATCTGGTTCATGCTGAAGTCGTGCCTCGTCTTCTTCATGTTCGCGATGGTCAAGGCTTTCGTGCCGCGCTACCGCTACGACCAGCTCATGCGCCTCGGCTGGAAGGTGTTCCTGCCGCTGTCGCTCGCCATGGTCGTTATCGTTGCATTCGTGCTGAAGCTGATGGGATGGGCATGATGATGTCGCTCCTCGCTTCAAGCAGATTTGGAGGTTGAAGATGGCCGGATTTTCCAACGCCGTCAGCTCGGTGTTCCTCAAGGAATTCGTCGGCGCATTCTTTCTGTCGATGCGTTACTTCTTCAAACAGAAGGCGACGATCAATTATCCCTTCGAAAAGGGACCGGTCAGCCCGCGCTTCCGTGGCGAACATGCCTTGCGCCGTTATCCGAACGGCGAAGAGCGCTGCATCGCCTGCAAGCTCTGCGAAGCGATCTGTCCTGCCCAGGCCATCACCATCGAAGCCGGGCCGCGCCGCAATGACGGCACGCGCCGCACGGTGCGTTACGATATCGATATGGTGAAGTGCATCTATTGCGGCTTCTGCCAGGAAGCCTGCCCGGTCGACGCCATCGTCGAAGGGCCGAACTTCGAATTCGCCACCGAAACCCGCGAAGAGCTTTATTTCGATAAGGCGCGGCTTCTGGAGAATGGCGACCGTTGGGAACGCGAAATCGCACGCAATATCGCGATCGACTCGCCGTACCGCTAAGCGGACTTTTGAATATGCCGTGACGGACGGCTTAAATAGTCGCCGTCGTGGTTGAATAGAGACCGGGGCTTTGTGCCGGACATGTGTCCGGCCAGGTCCCATCGGGCAGAGACACTCCCGGCTGCCCGGGGAAGACGAAAAAGGCACCAACATGGGTCTGCAGGCTCTTTTTTCTATATCTTCGCCTTCATCGCGGTGGCGTCGGCGTTCATGGTTATCTCGGCGCGGAATCCGGTCCATTCGGTCCTGTTCCTCATCCTGGTTTTCTTTAATGCCGCTGGCCTCTTCCTCCTGTTGGGGGCAGAATTCCTGGCGATGATCTTGCTGGTCGTGTATGTCGGCGCCGTTGCGGTTCTCTTCCTCTTCGTCGTCATGATGCTCGACATCGACTTCTCGGAGCTCAGGGCCGGCATTCTGGAATATGCCCCGATCGGCGCGTTGATCGGCATCATCCTGGCCGCAGAGCTGATCGTCGTCGTCGGTGGCAGCGTGATTTCGCCTGAGATCGCCAAGTCGGTCGCAATGCCCATCCCGGCTTTGACGGAACGGACGAACACCGCCGCACTCGGCGACGTACTCTATACTCACTACGTTTATTTCTTCGAGATCGCCGGCCTTGTGCTGCTGGTCGCGATGATCGGCGCCATCGTTCTGACGCTGAGGCATCGCACGCACATCAAGCGCCAGAATATTTCCCAACAGGTCGCCCGCACGCCCGCGACCGCCGTCGAGGTGGTCAAGGTCAAGCCGGGGCAGGGCGTCTGAGGCGAGGCACGAGGGTTAAAGGAACAAGAACATGGTCATCGGACTTTCCCACTACCTCACGGTCAGCGCCATTCTTTTCGTGCTCGGCGTCTTCGGTATCTTCCTGAACCGCAAGAACGTGATCATCATCCTGATGTCGGTCGAGCTCATTCTGCTCGCGGTCAACATCAACATGGTCGCCTTCTCGTCGTTCCTCAACGACATCGTCGGCCAGGTCTTCGCTCTGTTCATTCTGACCGTCGCTGCTGCTGAGGCTGCCATCGGTCTGGCAATTCTCGTCGTCTTCTACCGTAACCGCGGCTCCATCGCCGTCGAAGACGTCAACGTGATGAAGGGCTGATACAGCTATGTTGTTATATAAGGCTATCGTCTTTCTTCCCCTGATTGGCGCTGTTATCGCCGGCCTGTTCGGCCGCGGCATCGGTGCCAAGGCGTCGGAATACGTCACTACCGGCTTGATGATCATCGCCGCGATCCTGTCCTGGGTCGCCTTCTTCACCGTGGCGCTCGGTCACGTCGACGGCCCGATCAAGGTCGACGTGCTGCGCTGGATCCAGTCCGGCGGCATCGATGTCGCCTGGGCGCTGCGCATTGATACGCTGACCTCGGTGATGCTGATCGTCGTGAACTCGGTGTCTACCCTCGTTCACGTCTATTCGATCGGATACATGCATCACGATCCGCATCGTCCGCGCTTCTTCGCCTATCTCTCGCTCTTCACCTTCGCCATGCTGATGCTGGTGACCTCCGACAACCTCGCCCAGATGTTCTTCGGCTGGGAAGGCGTCGGTCTCGCCTCCTATCTGCTCATCGGCTTCTGGTTCAAGAAGCCGTCGGCATCTGCCGCTGCGATGAAGGCCTTCATCGTCAACCGCGTTGGCGACTTTGGTTTCGTGCTCGGTATTGCCGGCGTCTTCGTTCTCTTCGGCTCGATCAATTTCGACGTCATCTTCGGCAATGCCCAGGCCTTTGCCGCGGGGCAGGGCGGTCAGCCGGGCGATATCGTACTGAACCTCTTCGGCATGCATCTTGATCGTGGGCATGCACTCACCGGCGTCTGCCTGCTGCTCTTCATGGGTGCCATGGGTAAGTCGGCGCAGTTCCTGCTGCACACCTGGCTGCCGGACGCCATGGAAGGCCCGACCCCGGTGTCGGCGCTCATCCATGCCGCGACCATGGTCACCGCCGGCGTCTTCCTTGTCGCCCGCATGTCGCCGATCTTTGAACTCTCGCCGGATGCCCTGACCTTTGTCACCATCATCGGCGCGATCACCGCCTTTTTCGCGGCGACCGTCGGCCTCGTGCAGAACGATATCAAGCGCGTCATCGCTTACTCGACCTGTTCGCAGCTCGGCTACATGTTCGTGGCGCTGGGCGTCGGCGCCTACGGTGCTGCCATTTTCCATCTGTTCACGCATGCTTTCTTCAAGGCTCTGCTGTTCCTCTGCGCCGGCTCGGTTATCCATGCCGTCGATGGCGAGCAGGACATGCGTCACATGGGTGGCCTTCGTTCGCACATCAAGAAGACCTACTGGATGATGATCATCGGCACGCTGGCGATCACCGGCGTCGGCATTCCTTTCACGCCGATCGGCTTTGCCGGCTTCTTCTCCAAGGATGCGATCATCGAGGCTTCGTATACGTCGCACAATGCGGCTTCCGGTTTTGCCTTTACGCTGCTGGTCATCGCGGCGCTGTTCACCAGCTTCTATTCCTGGCGCTTGATTTTCATGACCTTCTTCGGCAAGCCCCGCGCTTCGCACGAGGTCATGCATCACGTGCATGAATCGCCGAATGTCATGCTGGTTCCGCTCTATCTGCTGGCGCTCGGCGCCGTCTTTGCCGGCTGGTATTTCCACGACTACTTCGTTGGCCATGACTACGAGGAGTTCTGGAAGCACGCGCTCTTCATACTACCGGACAACAAGATCCTCGAAGAGATGGAGCATGCTCCGCATTGGGTCGAGCTCAGCCCGTTCATTGCAATGGTGGTTGGTTTCGTGACCGCCTGGTACATGTACATCAAGTCGCCGGAGACGCCGAAGGCGCTCGCCAAGCAGCATCGCGCGCTCTATGAGTTCCTCCTGAACAAGTGGTACTTCGACGAGCTCTATGACTTCCTCTTCGTTCGTTCCGCCAAGGCGCTAGGTCGCTTCCTTTGGAAGAAGGGCGATGTCGGGGTCATCGATACGTATGGTCCGAACGGTATTGCGGCCCGCGTCACTGATGTTACCAACCGCGTCGTTCGCCTGCAGACCGGTTACCTCTATCACTATGCCTTCGCGATGCTGCTCGGTATTGCAGCCCTCGTTACCTGGATGATGCTCGGGAGTGCCCTTTGATGACCGATTGGCCTATTCTTTCAACGGTCACGTTCCTGCCGCTGGTCGGCGTTCTCATCCTGCTGTTCATGCGGGATGACGGACCCAATGGCCGGCGCAATATCCTGAACGTATCGCTGCTGACGACGGTTTTCACCTTCATCGTTTCTCTGTTCATCTGGATTGGCTTCGACAACGCCAATCCGGGCTTCCAGATGATCGAGAAGCATGGCTGGCTCGGCACCGGCATCAGCTATCACCTTGGTGTCGACGGCATCTCCATGCTGTTCGTCATCCTGTCGACCTTCCTGATGCCCTTCTGCGTGCTGGCAAGCTGGCTCTCGGTCGAGAAGCGCCTGAAGGACTACATGATCGCCTTCCTCGTCCTCGAGACGATGATGATCGGCGTCTTCGTGTCGCTGGATATCGTGTTGTTCTACGTCTTCTTCGAAGCCGGCCTCATCCCGATGTTCTTGATCATCGGCGTCTGGGGCGGCAAGGATCGCGTTTACGCCAGCTACAAGTTCTTCCTTTATACGCTGCTCGGCTCGGTGCTGATGTTGCTCGCCATCATGGCGATGTACTGGCAGGCCGGCACCACGGATATTCCGGCGCTGCTCGCCTACAAGTTCCCGCCGCAGATGCAGACATGGCTATGGCTTGCCTTCTTCGCCTCTTTCGCGGTGAAAATGCCGATGTGGCCAGTGCATACTTGGTTGCCCGACGCACACGTTCAGGCGCCGACGGCGGGCTCGGTCATCCTGGCCGGTATTCTTCTGAAGCTCGGCGGCTACGGTCTCATCCGCTTCTCGCTCGGCATGTTCCCGAACGCGTCGGAATATTTCGCACCGCTCGTCTTCGCCATGTCGGTCATCGCCATCATCTACACCTCGCTGGTGGCGCTGATGCAGGAAGACATCAAGAAGCTGATCGCCTACTCCTCGGTCGCGCACATGGGCTATGTCACCATGGGCATCTTCGCGGCCAACCAGCAGGGCGTTCAGGGCGCGATCTTCCAGATGCTGTCTCACGGCATCGTCTCGGGCGCACTCTTCCTCTGCGTCGGCGTGATCTATGACCGTACCCATACCCGCGAAATCGCGGCCTATGGCGGCCTGGTCAACAACATGCCGAAATACGCGGTCGCGATGATGATCTTCACCATGGCCAATGTTGGTCTGCCCGGCACCTCCGGCTTCGTCGGCGAATTCCTGACCCTGATCGGCGTCTTCCGCGCCAACACCTGGGTTGCGTTGTTTGCCGCCACCGGTGTCATTCTTTCGGCCGCTTACGCGCTTTGGCTTTACCGCCGCGTCATCTTCGGCGCGCTGGAAAAGGAAAACCTGAAGAAGCTGCTGGATCTGTCGCCACGCGAACAGCTGATCCTCTATCCGCTGATTGCACTGACGATCCTCTTCGGCGTCTATCCGGCTCCGATCTTCGATGCGACGGCCGCTTCGGTGGACCTGCTCGTGAACAACTACACCGCAGCCCTGCACGCCGCGCAGAATGTTGCGCTGTCGATGAATTGATGACGGGACTTATTCGACATGACTGCTGACACAATTCTCGCAAGCCTGCATCTTTCCATCCCGGAGCTCATCCTCGCGGTCGGTGCACTGGTGCTGCTCATGATCGGCGTCTTTTCAGGCGAACGGTCTGGTCCGATGGTCACCGTTCTTGCCATCGCGGTTCTCGCGGTGGCCGGTCTCTGGATCATCTTCGTGCCGGGCGAAGGCCTGGCCTACGGCGGCGCCTATCTCGCCGACGGCTTCTCGCGCTTCATGAAGATCGTCGCGCTGGTCGGCTCGATCGTGGCTATGTTCATGAGCATGGGGCAGGCGCGCGAGCAGCAGCTCGATCGCTTCGAATTCCCGGTGCTCCTGCTGCTGGCGACCCTCGGCATCCTGCTGATGATCTCGGCGCATGACCTGATCTCGCTCTACCTGTCGCTGGAACTGCAGTCGCTGGCGCTCTACGTCGTTGCCGCCATCAACCGCGATAGCCTGAAGTCGACGGAAGCCGGCCTGAAGTATTTCGTACTCGGCGCGCTATCCTCGGGCATGCTGCTCTACGGCATGTCGCTGGTCTACGGCTTCACCGGCCACACGACCTTCGACGCCATCGCTACCGCGCTCAGCGCCGAGACCCGTTCGCTCGGTCTCGTCTTCGGCCTGGTCTTCGTTCTCGCCGGCCTTGCCTTCAAGATCTCCGCCGTGCCGTTCCACATGTGGACGCCGGACGTCTACGAAGGTGCGCCGACCCCGGTCACCGCCTTCTTCGCGGCTGCCCCGAAGGTTGCGGCCATGGCGATCCTGGTCCGTCTCGTTATCACCGCCTTCCATCCGGTGCTTGCCGACTGGCAGCAGATCATTGTCTTCATCTCGATCGCCTCGATGGTGCTTGGCGCCTTCGCTGCGATTGGTCAGCGCAACTTCAAGCGACTGATGGCTTATTCGTCCATCGGTCACATGGGCTATGCGCTGGTCGGTCTCGCGGCCGGCAACCAGACCGGCGTCTCCGGCGTCATGCTCTATATGGTCATCTACATGGTCATGACCCTTGGCGTCTTCGCCATCATCATGGCGATGCGCCGCAAGGACGGTCGTCAGGTTGAAAATGTCGACGATCTCGCCGGCCTTTCGACCACCAACCCGTTCATGGCAGTCGTGCTGACGGCGCTGATGTTCTCGCTGGCTGGCATCCCGCCGCTGGCAGGCTTCTTCGGGAAGTACTTCGTCTTCGTTGCCGCTATCCAGGCCCATCTCTATGCGCTCGCCATTATCGGCGTTCTCTCGTCGGTCGTCGGCGCCTACTACTATCTGCGCGTCATCAAGCTGATGTGGTTCGATGAAGCCAAGGACGAGTTCGTCCGCACCGACGGTTCGCTGCGCCTGGTCTTCGGTCTCTCGGGTCTCTTCGTCCTCACCTACGTCTTCTTTGGCGGTGCTATCGGTGGTGCGGCCGATCTTGCAGCCGCGACGCTGTTTTGATGGCGTCTGACATGAATAGCCGGAAGTCGCTCGTCGACTTCCGGCATGATGCTGTCTTGGAGACTGCGTCCACCAACAGCGCGTGCCTGGAGCGGGCGCGAGCGGGTGATGCAGGCAATCTCTGGGTAACTGCGGACCGCCAGACCGGTGGCCGTGGACGCCGCGGACGCCCCTGGGTGTCGGAACGTGGCAACCTCTATGCTTCTCTTCTCCTGATTGATCCCGCCCCCATGGACCGCCTCGGCTCGCTGCCTCTGGCTGTTGCCGTCGGTGTGCATCAAGCAGTGCGCGGCGTGTTGCCGCTGGCGGCAGAGTCCGTCGAGGTCAAATGGCCGAACGACATCCTGATTGGCCGCAAGAAGACCTGCGGTATCCTGATCGAGGGCGAGGCTCTCCCGGATGGGCGTTACGCGCTGGTGATCGGCATTGGCATCAATGTCGCCGTCATGCCTGACAATCCAATGTATCCGGTCACCTGCCTGCGCGAGCAGGGCTCGATGGTATCGCCGGAAGAGCTGTTTGCACACCTCTATGCCTCCATGGCCGAGGCGCTGGCCGTCTGGAACAGCGGCAAGGGTGTTCGCGAGATAACGGCGCGCTGGCGCGACGTTGCTTGCGGCGTTGGTGAAAAGATTACAGTGAATCTGCCGGACCGTTCGATTTCCGGGCATTTTGCCGGAATTGATGATAATGGCTTGTTGATGCTCGACGCCGGCGGCGGCAAGATTTTGCCGATCGCGGCGGGCGACGTTTTTTTCAGATCGTAGGTAAAATATAGATATGGCGAAGCAAGACGAACTGGTGTTTCTGCCTCTCGGCGGCGTCGGCGAGATCGGCATGAACCTCGCCCTTTACGGCTATGGCGCGCCGGAACATCGTCAGTGGATCATGGTCGATTGCGGCGTCACCTTTCCGGGGCCGGATCTGCCGGGCGTCGATCTCGTGCTCCCCGACATCCGCTTCCTCGCCAAGGAGCGCAAGAACCTCAAGGGCATCATCATCACGCATGCGCATGAGGATCACTACGGTGCGTTGAGCGATCTCTGGCCAGGCCTGAATGTCCCTGTCTATGCCTCGGGCTTTACCGCCGGCTTGCTGGAAGCCAAGCGCAGCTATGAAAGGACGATGGGCCAGATCCCGATCACCCCTTTCAAGGCCGGTGACCGTATCAATGTCGGCCCCTTCAGCATCGAAGGCATCGCTGTCAACCACTCGATCCCAGAACCGATGTCGCTGATGATCCGCACCCCGGTCGGCAATGTCATCCATACCGGTGACTGGAAGATCGACCACGAACCATCGCTCGGGCCGCTGACCGATGAGGCGCGTTTCCGCCAACTCGGCGACGAGGGCGTGCTGGCACTGATGTGCGATTCCACCAACGCCTTGCGCGATGGTGTCTCGCCGTCGGAAAAGGAAGTTTCCGCAAGCCTGCGCAAGATCATCGAGAATGCCGAGGGCAGGGTGGCGATTACCACTTTCTCCTCGAATGTTGGCCGTATTCGCACTATCGCTGAGGCAGCTGAAGCTGCGGGCCGCGAGATATTACTGCTCGGCAGTTCGCTGAAGCGGGTTGTCGATGTCGCCCGCGACCTCGGCATCATGGAAGGCGTCAAGCCGTTCATCGCCGAAGACGAGTATGGTTATATCCCGCGCGACAAGGTCGTCATCATTCTGACCGGCAGCCAGGGCGAGCCCCGCGCCGCCCTTGCCAAACTGTCACGCGATGAAATGCGTCACGTTGCGCTTGCCGCCGGCGATATCGTCGTTTTTTCCTCGCGCGCCATTCCCGGCAACGAGAAGGCAATCCAGGATA
Encoded proteins:
- the nuoH gene encoding NADH-quinone oxidoreductase subunit NuoH; the encoded protein is MDSFVSTYLWPALIMIGQSLLLMVCLLVFIAYILLADRKIWAAVQLRRGPNVVGPFGLFQSFADLLKFMVKEPIIPAGANKAVFLLAPLVSVVLALSTWAVVPVANGWVIANINVGILYILAISSLEVYGIIMGGWASNSKYPFLGALRSAAQMVSYEVSIGLVIVTVLLCVGSLNMTDIVMSQQTGLGTKLGLPASFLDWHWLSLFPMFIVFFISALAETNRPPFDLPEAESELVAGFMVEYGSAPYMMFMLGEYAAVVLMCSLTTILFLGGWLPPVDIWILSWVPGIIWFMLKSCLVFFMFAMVKAFVPRYRYDQLMRLGWKVFLPLSLAMVVIVAFVLKLMGWA
- the nuoI gene encoding NADH-quinone oxidoreductase subunit NuoI; the protein is MAGFSNAVSSVFLKEFVGAFFLSMRYFFKQKATINYPFEKGPVSPRFRGEHALRRYPNGEERCIACKLCEAICPAQAITIEAGPRRNDGTRRTVRYDIDMVKCIYCGFCQEACPVDAIVEGPNFEFATETREELYFDKARLLENGDRWEREIARNIAIDSPYR
- the nuoK gene encoding NADH-quinone oxidoreductase subunit NuoK; the encoded protein is MVIGLSHYLTVSAILFVLGVFGIFLNRKNVIIILMSVELILLAVNINMVAFSSFLNDIVGQVFALFILTVAAAEAAIGLAILVVFYRNRGSIAVEDVNVMKG
- the nuoL gene encoding NADH-quinone oxidoreductase subunit L codes for the protein MLLYKAIVFLPLIGAVIAGLFGRGIGAKASEYVTTGLMIIAAILSWVAFFTVALGHVDGPIKVDVLRWIQSGGIDVAWALRIDTLTSVMLIVVNSVSTLVHVYSIGYMHHDPHRPRFFAYLSLFTFAMLMLVTSDNLAQMFFGWEGVGLASYLLIGFWFKKPSASAAAMKAFIVNRVGDFGFVLGIAGVFVLFGSINFDVIFGNAQAFAAGQGGQPGDIVLNLFGMHLDRGHALTGVCLLLFMGAMGKSAQFLLHTWLPDAMEGPTPVSALIHAATMVTAGVFLVARMSPIFELSPDALTFVTIIGAITAFFAATVGLVQNDIKRVIAYSTCSQLGYMFVALGVGAYGAAIFHLFTHAFFKALLFLCAGSVIHAVDGEQDMRHMGGLRSHIKKTYWMMIIGTLAITGVGIPFTPIGFAGFFSKDAIIEASYTSHNAASGFAFTLLVIAALFTSFYSWRLIFMTFFGKPRASHEVMHHVHESPNVMLVPLYLLALGAVFAGWYFHDYFVGHDYEEFWKHALFILPDNKILEEMEHAPHWVELSPFIAMVVGFVTAWYMYIKSPETPKALAKQHRALYEFLLNKWYFDELYDFLFVRSAKALGRFLWKKGDVGVIDTYGPNGIAARVTDVTNRVVRLQTGYLYHYAFAMLLGIAALVTWMMLGSAL
- a CDS encoding NADH-quinone oxidoreductase subunit M, which gives rise to MTDWPILSTVTFLPLVGVLILLFMRDDGPNGRRNILNVSLLTTVFTFIVSLFIWIGFDNANPGFQMIEKHGWLGTGISYHLGVDGISMLFVILSTFLMPFCVLASWLSVEKRLKDYMIAFLVLETMMIGVFVSLDIVLFYVFFEAGLIPMFLIIGVWGGKDRVYASYKFFLYTLLGSVLMLLAIMAMYWQAGTTDIPALLAYKFPPQMQTWLWLAFFASFAVKMPMWPVHTWLPDAHVQAPTAGSVILAGILLKLGGYGLIRFSLGMFPNASEYFAPLVFAMSVIAIIYTSLVALMQEDIKKLIAYSSVAHMGYVTMGIFAANQQGVQGAIFQMLSHGIVSGALFLCVGVIYDRTHTREIAAYGGLVNNMPKYAVAMMIFTMANVGLPGTSGFVGEFLTLIGVFRANTWVALFAATGVILSAAYALWLYRRVIFGALEKENLKKLLDLSPREQLILYPLIALTILFGVYPAPIFDATAASVDLLVNNYTAALHAAQNVALSMN
- the nuoN gene encoding NADH-quinone oxidoreductase subunit NuoN; its protein translation is MTADTILASLHLSIPELILAVGALVLLMIGVFSGERSGPMVTVLAIAVLAVAGLWIIFVPGEGLAYGGAYLADGFSRFMKIVALVGSIVAMFMSMGQAREQQLDRFEFPVLLLLATLGILLMISAHDLISLYLSLELQSLALYVVAAINRDSLKSTEAGLKYFVLGALSSGMLLYGMSLVYGFTGHTTFDAIATALSAETRSLGLVFGLVFVLAGLAFKISAVPFHMWTPDVYEGAPTPVTAFFAAAPKVAAMAILVRLVITAFHPVLADWQQIIVFISIASMVLGAFAAIGQRNFKRLMAYSSIGHMGYALVGLAAGNQTGVSGVMLYMVIYMVMTLGVFAIIMAMRRKDGRQVENVDDLAGLSTTNPFMAVVLTALMFSLAGIPPLAGFFGKYFVFVAAIQAHLYALAIIGVLSSVVGAYYYLRVIKLMWFDEAKDEFVRTDGSLRLVFGLSGLFVLTYVFFGGAIGGAADLAAATLF
- a CDS encoding biotin--[acetyl-CoA-carboxylase] ligase, with the translated sequence MASDMNSRKSLVDFRHDAVLETASTNSACLERARAGDAGNLWVTADRQTGGRGRRGRPWVSERGNLYASLLLIDPAPMDRLGSLPLAVAVGVHQAVRGVLPLAAESVEVKWPNDILIGRKKTCGILIEGEALPDGRYALVIGIGINVAVMPDNPMYPVTCLREQGSMVSPEELFAHLYASMAEALAVWNSGKGVREITARWRDVACGVGEKITVNLPDRSISGHFAGIDDNGLLMLDAGGGKILPIAAGDVFFRS
- a CDS encoding ribonuclease J gives rise to the protein MAKQDELVFLPLGGVGEIGMNLALYGYGAPEHRQWIMVDCGVTFPGPDLPGVDLVLPDIRFLAKERKNLKGIIITHAHEDHYGALSDLWPGLNVPVYASGFTAGLLEAKRSYERTMGQIPITPFKAGDRINVGPFSIEGIAVNHSIPEPMSLMIRTPVGNVIHTGDWKIDHEPSLGPLTDEARFRQLGDEGVLALMCDSTNALRDGVSPSEKEVSASLRKIIENAEGRVAITTFSSNVGRIRTIAEAAEAAGREILLLGSSLKRVVDVARDLGIMEGVKPFIAEDEYGYIPRDKVVIILTGSQGEPRAALAKLSRDEMRHVALAAGDIVVFSSRAIPGNEKAIQDIKNGLTEQGVHVVTDAEALVHVSGHPRRNELQKMYEWTRPKVVVPVHGEPTHLAAHKELAEQSGIAIVPKVRNGDILRLAPGSVEVIGQAPHGRIFKDGILIGDFDEMGIGERKKLSFVGHVAVNVVLDARYDIVGDPDVVAIGLPAYDDEGEEMEDTLFDAVVSAIESIPRARRKDIDMLQEAARRAVRAAANHGWGKKPVVTVFVTRMAG